Proteins found in one Thalassomonas actiniarum genomic segment:
- a CDS encoding MIP/aquaporin family protein has product MEYIIGEFLGSLFLILFGGGVVANVVLSKSKGENGGWITITAGWAFAVMIGVFVASSSGSPQADINPAVTLAKYFLGVYDSLTYVISAALAQISGCFTGAILVWLTYLPHWKETQDQEAKLAVFCTAPAISHVPGNLISEIIGTVALIFGVGAIVTSGDFAAGMVPYLVGMLVWGIGLSLGGPTGYAINPARDLGPRLAHACLPVANKGSSQWHYAWIPVIGPVTGAAIAAGLWQNIL; this is encoded by the coding sequence ATGGAATATATAATAGGTGAATTTTTAGGCAGCCTCTTTTTGATCTTATTCGGCGGCGGTGTTGTCGCTAATGTTGTACTGTCAAAATCTAAAGGGGAAAACGGCGGCTGGATTACTATTACTGCCGGCTGGGCATTTGCGGTTATGATAGGCGTATTTGTTGCCAGTTCAAGCGGATCCCCTCAGGCTGATATTAATCCTGCGGTGACCCTGGCAAAATACTTCCTCGGTGTCTATGACTCATTAACGTATGTGATCAGCGCTGCTCTAGCGCAAATATCCGGGTGCTTTACCGGGGCTATTCTGGTATGGCTAACCTATTTACCCCACTGGAAAGAAACCCAAGATCAGGAAGCCAAGCTAGCGGTCTTTTGCACAGCACCGGCGATATCGCATGTTCCGGGAAACCTGATCAGTGAAATTATCGGTACAGTGGCCTTGATTTTTGGTGTTGGCGCCATAGTAACTTCGGGTGATTTTGCCGCCGGTATGGTGCCCTACCTTGTCGGTATGCTGGTATGGGGTATAGGACTTTCCCTCGGAGGACCAACAGGTTACGCTATTAACCCTGCCCGGGATCTAGGTCCAAGATTAGCCCATGCCTGTCTACCAGTGGCAAACAAAGGCTCTTCTCAATGGCATTATGCCTGGATTCCTGTCATTGGCCCGGTTACCGGTGCCGCAATTGCAGCTGGATTATGGCAAAATATTCTGTAA
- a CDS encoding methyl-accepting chemotaxis protein, which translates to MTIKKKLIAILIAIVLLVTGSIVAQNIANVKNGQQAQASKTRYLSYLVADEFRQTSLDLTRLCRSFVATGEQKYWDAYWQVIKWRNGESPRPDNTDPALYPGVKKKQSDIMRELNFSRQEFDLLALANKNSNALVATESQAMESIKSGYVVDGPFQALPGEDVQTFAQRIVFDNAYHSEAAKILAPVTQFFKAQDQRTAQHLQAIEESASSWLLISLCSQIVAALLIALLIVILIYSLFKPLQEATGAMLNIAEGDGDLQKRLKDSGSDELSTLGKGFNSFAANIQTVIVNLRRMIEEISASSNQLTTTAQQTDNAISEQKEEIQKLFVAIEQLVPAIQDVAMLASDGADKANVANRHATSGIGVVEKAVKNINSLETDIENSSSVINKLAKDTNNISTVLDVIGGIADQTNLLALNAAIEAARAGEQGRGFAVVADEVRTLAQRTQNSTTEIREMIEGLQVEANNAVAVMEQSHIKTETCVKDTTDLGDALENISGSVMAITDINHQIASATEEQSATIEEIRRNIDNINQNVETTSAGSKETADNSQYTTELTIKIQALVNQFKTS; encoded by the coding sequence ATGACGATTAAGAAAAAATTAATTGCGATATTAATCGCGATTGTATTGCTGGTTACAGGCTCGATAGTGGCTCAAAATATCGCCAACGTTAAAAATGGCCAACAGGCACAAGCGAGTAAAACCCGGTATCTTTCTTATTTAGTGGCAGATGAATTTCGTCAGACATCACTGGACTTAACCCGTTTATGCCGCAGCTTTGTCGCCACAGGCGAACAGAAGTACTGGGATGCCTATTGGCAGGTTATCAAATGGCGTAATGGTGAATCCCCAAGACCAGATAATACCGACCCGGCACTCTACCCCGGGGTTAAAAAGAAACAAAGCGACATCATGCGCGAGCTTAACTTTTCCAGACAGGAATTTGACCTGTTAGCCCTGGCAAATAAAAACTCCAACGCCTTAGTCGCCACCGAATCCCAGGCCATGGAATCGATTAAATCCGGATATGTCGTTGACGGGCCATTTCAGGCTTTACCCGGTGAAGACGTACAAACCTTTGCCCAGCGTATTGTTTTTGATAATGCCTATCACAGTGAAGCCGCAAAAATTCTAGCACCTGTAACGCAATTTTTTAAAGCCCAGGATCAGCGTACCGCACAGCATTTACAAGCAATAGAAGAGTCCGCCTCAAGCTGGTTGCTGATCAGTTTATGCAGCCAGATAGTGGCCGCCTTACTGATCGCCTTACTTATTGTGATATTAATTTATTCACTGTTTAAACCTTTACAGGAAGCAACCGGCGCTATGCTCAATATTGCCGAAGGCGATGGCGATCTGCAAAAGCGCCTGAAAGACTCTGGCAGTGATGAACTTTCAACCCTGGGGAAAGGCTTTAACAGCTTTGCCGCCAATATCCAGACAGTTATCGTCAACCTGCGCCGTATGATCGAGGAAATTTCAGCCTCTTCAAATCAGCTGACGACCACAGCACAACAAACCGATAATGCCATTAGCGAGCAAAAAGAAGAAATTCAAAAATTATTTGTCGCCATAGAGCAGCTGGTGCCAGCCATTCAGGATGTTGCTATGCTGGCTTCCGACGGTGCGGATAAGGCCAATGTTGCCAACCGGCATGCAACCTCGGGGATCGGGGTGGTAGAAAAAGCCGTCAAAAACATCAATAGCCTGGAAACCGATATTGAAAACTCTTCCAGCGTTATCAATAAGCTGGCAAAAGATACCAACAATATCAGCACAGTGCTCGATGTTATTGGCGGTATTGCCGATCAGACCAATTTGCTGGCATTAAACGCCGCCATAGAAGCAGCCCGTGCCGGCGAACAGGGCCGGGGTTTTGCCGTAGTGGCCGACGAAGTGAGAACCCTTGCCCAGCGTACGCAAAATTCCACCACAGAAATCCGCGAAATGATAGAAGGCTTGCAGGTTGAAGCCAATAATGCCGTTGCCGTGATGGAGCAAAGCCATATCAAAACGGAAACCTGCGTAAAAGACACCACAGATTTAGGGGATGCCCTGGAGAACATATCCGGCTCTGTCATGGCGATCACCGATATTAACCACCAGATTGCTTCGGCAACCGAAGAGCAAAGCGCCACCATAGAGGAGATCAGGCGCAACATCGACAATATTAACCAAAATGTCGAAACCACTTCCGCCGGTTCAAAAGAAACCGCCGACAACAGCCAATACACCACAGAGCTGACCATCAAGATACAAGCCTTAGTGAATCAATTTAAAACAAGTTAA
- a CDS encoding PEP-CTERM sorting domain-containing protein produces MMKKLTLSALLALSTLFSASVFATPIYGTYVEADGSFSGNINSVLGAPDDQFIQIDNNTAVTISFADNQAALADGTDAADLIIHTYDLPYPADARVEYSTDNLNFFLLDIFSDANVSNIINIDFDLFGINHITSLRITDISGAAAGFDLDAIEGINAGDALNVPEPSSLLLLALALLAIMALQNTRSQQV; encoded by the coding sequence ATGATGAAAAAACTCACCTTATCCGCCTTGTTAGCCTTATCTACACTATTTTCAGCCTCTGTATTTGCCACTCCGATTTACGGAACTTATGTTGAAGCCGACGGCAGCTTTTCAGGTAATATCAATAGTGTTTTAGGCGCACCTGACGATCAATTTATTCAGATAGATAACAACACTGCCGTGACCATATCCTTTGCCGATAATCAGGCGGCATTAGCTGACGGCACCGATGCTGCTGACCTTATCATTCATACTTATGATCTGCCTTATCCGGCAGATGCCCGGGTGGAATATAGCACAGACAACCTGAATTTTTTCCTGCTGGATATCTTTAGCGACGCTAATGTCAGCAATATCATTAATATTGATTTTGACCTGTTCGGCATAAACCATATAACTTCACTGCGTATCACCGACATTTCCGGTGCCGCCGCAGGTTTTGACCTTGATGCTATCGAAGGCATAAACGCAGGAGACGCGCTAAATGTGCCTGAGCCCTCCAGCTTACTCTTGCTGGCATTAGCCTTATTGGCAATTATGGCTTTACAAAACACAAGATCTCAACAGGTATAA
- a CDS encoding GntR family transcriptional regulator translates to MEFFSEKAVTAADKTFFQLRKEIVEGEISSGSKLSETELSTKYSVSRAVIREAINRLESCHLVERKANVGARVVALTPEGLVELYQIREALEGMAARQAAKNMTDEEIADLTGLLNAHFQEVKSGDSYYQEAGDVDFHYRIILGSKNKHLIGMLTDGIYHLVRMYRVQLGMAGPRVTTAFDEHQHIVKAIANRDEELAELLMRRHIMYSKNNIEQKLVNKL, encoded by the coding sequence ATGGAGTTTTTCAGCGAAAAAGCCGTGACCGCTGCGGACAAAACGTTTTTCCAGTTAAGAAAAGAAATTGTTGAAGGCGAGATATCTTCAGGTTCCAAACTCAGCGAAACAGAATTGTCGACAAAATATTCTGTCAGCCGGGCGGTGATCCGCGAAGCAATTAACCGCCTGGAATCCTGCCACCTGGTCGAGCGCAAAGCCAATGTCGGCGCCCGCGTGGTGGCATTAACCCCAGAGGGGCTGGTGGAGCTGTATCAAATACGCGAAGCCCTCGAAGGCATGGCGGCCAGACAGGCGGCAAAAAACATGACCGACGAAGAAATCGCCGATTTAACCGGCCTGCTCAACGCCCACTTCCAGGAAGTCAAGTCCGGCGACTCCTATTACCAGGAAGCCGGCGATGTCGATTTTCACTACCGCATTATCCTCGGCAGTAAAAATAAACACCTGATCGGCATGCTCACCGACGGCATCTATCACCTGGTGCGCATGTACCGGGTACAGCTAGGCATGGCCGGTCCCAGGGTGACTACGGCTTTTGACGAACACCAACATATCGTCAAGGCCATCGCCAACCGGGATGAAGAGCTGGCGGAGTTGTTGATGCGCCGCCACATCATGTATTCGAAAAACAACATTGAACAGAAATTAGTAAACAAGCTATAG
- the prpB gene encoding methylisocitrate lyase, translated as MSAGKKFRQALADNKPLQIVGTINAYSAIMAKKIGHQAIYLSGGGVANASYGLPDLGMTSLNDVIADVQRITAACDLPLMVDIDTGWGGAFNIAKTIRDMEKAGAAAVHMEDQVAQKRCGHRPNKEIVSTEEMVDRIKAAVDARTDPDFFIMARTDSFAQEGLEAAIERAKAYVAAGADGIFAEAVQTEAHYRAFAEALDVPILANITEFGKTELWNKEQLGEWGADMVLYPLSAFRAMNKAAELVYTSILENGDQKAVIDTMQTRMDLYDYLGYHDYEQKLDSLFAEGKNK; from the coding sequence ATGAGTGCAGGTAAAAAATTTCGTCAGGCATTAGCCGACAATAAACCGTTGCAAATCGTTGGCACCATTAACGCCTACAGCGCCATCATGGCCAAGAAAATCGGCCATCAGGCCATTTATCTGTCTGGCGGCGGGGTGGCCAATGCTTCCTACGGCCTGCCTGACTTAGGCATGACCTCACTGAACGACGTCATTGCCGACGTGCAGCGCATTACCGCCGCCTGCGATCTGCCGTTAATGGTGGATATCGACACCGGCTGGGGCGGCGCTTTTAATATCGCCAAGACCATCCGTGACATGGAAAAAGCCGGCGCCGCCGCCGTGCACATGGAAGATCAGGTAGCACAAAAACGTTGCGGCCACCGTCCCAACAAAGAAATCGTGTCTACCGAAGAGATGGTTGACCGTATCAAGGCAGCGGTTGATGCCCGTACCGACCCGGACTTTTTCATCATGGCCCGTACGGATTCCTTCGCCCAGGAAGGTCTGGAAGCCGCCATCGAACGCGCCAAGGCTTATGTTGCCGCCGGCGCCGACGGTATCTTTGCCGAAGCAGTACAAACCGAAGCGCACTACCGTGCCTTCGCCGAAGCATTAGATGTGCCTATCCTGGCCAATATCACAGAATTCGGTAAAACCGAACTGTGGAACAAAGAACAACTGGGTGAATGGGGAGCCGATATGGTGCTTTACCCGTTAAGCGCTTTTCGCGCCATGAATAAAGCCGCCGAGTTGGTTTATACCTCAATCCTGGAAAACGGCGACCAAAAAGCCGTAATCGATACCATGCAAACCCGCATGGATCTATACGATTACCTGGGCTACCACGACTACGAGCAGAAACTGGATTCGTTATTTGCCGAAGGTAAAAACAAATAA
- the prpC gene encoding bifunctional 2-methylcitrate synthase/citrate synthase: MVDKKLGGAGLRGQSAGETKLCTVGKSGSGLTYCGYDVSDLAENATFEEVAYLLFNGELPDQAQLDSYNTELAGMRDLPQALKEVLQRIPADAHPMDVMRTGASFLGNLEPEEDFSQQNKAANRLLAAFPAIMTYWYHFSHNNKEIDCVTDETTIGGHFLKLLTGKTPSELHRRVIDVSLILYAEHEFNASTFTARVCASTLSDMYSCITGAIGSLRGPLHGGANEAAMDMIQKFKSPADAKEQMAGMLERKEKIMGFGHAVYRTSDPRNVIIKAWSEKLAEEFGDSSLYDISVACEEYMWDTKKLFCNADFFHASAYHFMGIPTKLFTPIFVCSRLTGWAAHVMEQRDNNRIIRPSADYIGSEPRTVTPIAQR, translated from the coding sequence ATGGTAGATAAAAAATTAGGAGGCGCTGGCCTTCGCGGTCAAAGTGCCGGTGAAACTAAACTTTGTACGGTCGGTAAATCAGGCAGCGGCTTAACCTACTGCGGTTACGATGTTTCTGACTTGGCTGAAAACGCCACTTTTGAAGAAGTCGCCTACTTACTGTTTAACGGTGAATTACCTGACCAGGCACAGTTAGACAGCTACAACACTGAACTTGCCGGAATGCGCGACCTGCCCCAGGCATTAAAAGAAGTTTTGCAGCGCATTCCTGCCGATGCCCACCCTATGGATGTGATGCGCACCGGTGCTTCATTTTTAGGCAACCTGGAGCCGGAAGAAGATTTCAGCCAGCAAAACAAAGCGGCGAACCGCTTACTGGCGGCCTTCCCGGCAATCATGACCTACTGGTACCATTTCTCACACAACAACAAAGAAATCGATTGTGTGACCGATGAAACCACCATCGGCGGCCACTTCCTGAAACTGTTAACCGGCAAAACCCCGTCTGAATTACACCGCCGCGTGATTGACGTGTCTTTGATCTTATATGCCGAGCATGAGTTCAATGCCTCCACCTTCACCGCCCGTGTTTGTGCTTCTACCTTATCAGACATGTACTCCTGTATTACCGGCGCTATCGGTTCATTACGCGGCCCGCTGCATGGCGGTGCCAATGAAGCAGCCATGGACATGATCCAGAAATTCAAATCGCCGGCCGATGCCAAAGAGCAAATGGCGGGTATGCTGGAACGTAAAGAAAAAATCATGGGCTTTGGCCATGCGGTCTACCGCACTTCAGATCCGCGCAATGTGATTATCAAAGCCTGGTCAGAAAAACTGGCTGAAGAATTCGGCGACAGTTCACTGTACGATATTTCCGTGGCTTGTGAAGAATACATGTGGGATACCAAGAAGTTATTCTGTAATGCCGACTTCTTCCACGCCTCTGCCTATCACTTTATGGGCATTCCTACTAAGCTGTTCACACCGATTTTTGTCTGTTCACGCTTAACCGGTTGGGCAGCACATGTGATGGAGCAAAGGGACAACAACCGTATTATCCGTCCAAGCGCCGACTATATCGGCTCCGAGCCAAGAACAGTAACGCCAATCGCACAAAGATAA
- the acnD gene encoding Fe/S-dependent 2-methylisocitrate dehydratase AcnD gives MNTNNRKPLAGTKLDYFDTRAAVEAIQPGSYDKLPYTSRVLAENLVRRCDPASLTDSLKQIIERKRDLDFPWFPARVVCHDILGQTALVDLAGLRDAIAEKGGDPSKVNPVVPTQLIVDHSLAVEHPGFDKDAFEKNRAIEDRRNEDRFDFINWTKTAFKNVDVIPPGNGILHQINLEKMSPVVQARDGVAFPDTLVGTDSHTPHVDALGVIAVGVGGLEAESVMLGRASYMRLPDIIGVEITGKRQPGITATDIVLAITEFLRSEKVVSSYLEFYGEGVKDLSLGDRATISNMTPEYGATAAMFYIDEQTIDYLKITGREDEQVKLVETYAKETGLWADSLANAEYERVLKFDLSTVCRNIAGPSNPHRRVPTSELAAKGIAGTVENEAGLMPDGAVIIAAITSCTNTSNPRNVVAAGLLARNANAKGLIRKPWVKTSFAPGSKAAQLYLEEANLLPEMEQLGFGIVGFACTTCNGMSGALDPKIQKEVLDRDLYATAVLSGNRNFDGRIHPHAKQAFLASPPLVVAYAIAGTIRFDIEKDVLGQDDQGKNITLKDIWPSDEEIDAVIAKSVKPEQFRKVYEPMFDLTVDYGEDNNPLYDWRPQSTYIRRPPYWEGALAGERTMKGMRPLAVLGDNITTDHLSPSNAIQLNSAAGAYLDKMGLPEEDFNSYATHRGDHLTAQRATFANPKLLNEMVKENGEIKQGSLARIEPEGTVSRMWEAIETYMERKQPLIIVAGADYGQGSSRDWAAKGVRLAGVEVIVAEGFERIHRTNLIGMGVLPVEFKAGDTRNTYGIDGTETFDIIGERTPGANLTLVINRKNGDSVEVPVKCRLDTAEEVSIYEAGGVLQRFAQDFLESST, from the coding sequence ATGAATACAAACAACCGCAAACCCTTAGCCGGCACTAAACTCGATTATTTCGATACCCGCGCCGCCGTCGAAGCGATCCAGCCGGGCAGCTATGACAAACTGCCATATACCTCACGGGTACTGGCAGAAAACCTGGTACGCCGCTGCGACCCGGCAAGCTTAACCGACTCCTTAAAACAAATTATCGAACGTAAAAGGGACCTCGACTTTCCCTGGTTCCCGGCCCGTGTCGTCTGTCATGACATTCTCGGCCAAACCGCCTTAGTGGATCTTGCCGGTCTGCGCGATGCCATCGCCGAAAAAGGCGGCGATCCGTCCAAGGTTAACCCGGTAGTACCGACCCAGCTGATTGTTGACCACTCGCTGGCGGTAGAGCACCCGGGGTTTGATAAAGACGCTTTCGAGAAAAACCGCGCCATCGAAGATCGCCGCAACGAAGACAGATTCGACTTTATCAACTGGACCAAAACCGCTTTTAAAAACGTTGATGTGATCCCGCCGGGCAACGGCATCTTGCACCAGATCAACCTGGAAAAAATGTCTCCGGTAGTACAGGCCCGTGACGGCGTTGCTTTCCCTGATACCCTGGTCGGTACCGACAGCCATACCCCGCATGTTGATGCCTTAGGCGTAATCGCCGTAGGTGTCGGCGGTTTGGAAGCAGAAAGCGTGATGCTGGGCCGCGCCTCTTATATGCGCCTGCCGGACATTATCGGTGTGGAAATCACAGGTAAACGCCAGCCCGGCATTACCGCCACAGATATCGTCCTGGCGATCACCGAATTCTTACGCAGTGAAAAAGTCGTGTCCAGCTACCTGGAGTTTTACGGCGAAGGGGTAAAAGACTTATCCTTAGGCGACCGGGCGACCATCTCCAATATGACCCCTGAATACGGCGCCACCGCCGCCATGTTCTATATCGACGAACAGACTATAGATTACCTGAAAATCACCGGCCGCGAAGACGAGCAGGTGAAACTGGTAGAAACCTATGCCAAGGAAACAGGATTATGGGCCGACAGCCTGGCCAATGCCGAATACGAGCGGGTACTGAAATTTGACCTGTCGACGGTTTGCCGCAATATCGCCGGCCCTTCCAACCCGCACCGCCGGGTACCTACCTCAGAGCTGGCAGCAAAAGGCATTGCCGGTACGGTAGAAAACGAAGCAGGCCTGATGCCGGACGGCGCAGTGATCATTGCCGCCATCACCAGCTGTACCAACACCAGCAACCCGAGAAACGTGGTTGCCGCAGGCCTGCTGGCCCGCAACGCCAATGCCAAAGGCTTGATCCGCAAGCCTTGGGTGAAAACCTCTTTTGCCCCGGGCTCAAAAGCCGCCCAGCTTTACTTAGAAGAAGCCAACCTGTTACCGGAAATGGAACAACTGGGCTTTGGTATCGTCGGTTTTGCCTGTACCACCTGTAACGGTATGAGCGGCGCCTTAGACCCTAAAATCCAAAAAGAAGTATTAGACAGGGATCTCTATGCTACCGCAGTGTTATCCGGTAACCGTAACTTCGACGGCCGTATTCATCCCCATGCCAAGCAGGCTTTCCTGGCGTCGCCTCCTCTGGTGGTTGCCTATGCCATTGCCGGTACCATCCGCTTTGATATCGAAAAAGATGTTTTAGGCCAAGATGACCAGGGCAAAAACATCACCTTAAAAGATATTTGGCCAAGCGACGAAGAAATCGATGCGGTTATCGCCAAAAGCGTCAAACCGGAGCAGTTCCGCAAAGTGTACGAGCCTATGTTTGATCTTACCGTCGATTACGGTGAAGACAACAACCCGCTTTACGACTGGCGCCCGCAAAGTACCTATATCCGTCGTCCGCCATACTGGGAAGGGGCATTAGCCGGAGAGCGCACCATGAAAGGCATGCGTCCGCTGGCGGTCTTAGGGGATAATATCACCACAGATCACTTATCGCCGTCCAATGCTATCCAGTTAAACAGCGCCGCCGGTGCCTACCTGGATAAAATGGGTCTGCCGGAAGAAGACTTTAACTCTTACGCCACCCACCGCGGCGATCACCTGACCGCCCAGCGCGCCACCTTCGCCAACCCGAAACTGCTTAACGAAATGGTTAAGGAAAACGGCGAGATCAAACAAGGCTCACTGGCCCGTATCGAGCCGGAAGGCACGGTTTCACGCATGTGGGAAGCCATTGAAACCTATATGGAACGTAAGCAGCCGCTGATCATCGTTGCCGGTGCCGACTACGGCCAGGGTTCATCTCGCGACTGGGCCGCCAAAGGCGTACGCCTGGCAGGGGTTGAAGTGATTGTGGCCGAAGGTTTCGAGCGAATCCACCGCACCAACCTCATTGGCATGGGTGTGCTGCCGGTAGAATTTAAAGCCGGTGATACCCGCAATACCTACGGCATCGACGGCACAGAAACCTTCGATATTATCGGTGAACGTACCCCGGGGGCAAACCTGACACTGGTTATCAACCGTAAAAACGGTGACTCGGTTGAAGTACCGGTTAAATGTCGCCTCGATACCGCAGAAGAAGTCTCTATCTATGAAGCCGGCGGTGTTTTACAGCGTTTCGCCCAGGACTTTCTGGAGTCGTCAACCTGA
- the prpF gene encoding 2-methylaconitate cis-trans isomerase PrpF has product MSHVPQIKIPATYMRGGTSKGVFFNLEDLPPAAQVPGAARDAMLLRVIGSPDPYGKQTDGMGGATSSTSKTVILSKSSQDDHDVDYLFGQVAIDKPFVDWSGNCGNLTAAVGSFAISSGLVDAGRIPQNGIATVRIWQANIKKTIIAHVPMTNGEVQETGDFELDGVTFPAAEVEVEFIDPADGEGAMFPTGKLVDDLEVPGIGSFKATMINAGIPTIFLNADEVGYNGSELQDDINNDEQALARFETIRAYGAVKMGLIGHIGEAAKRQHTPKVAFVAPPSDYQSSSGKQISKNDIDLQVRALSMGKLHHAMMGTAAVAIGTAAAIPGTLVNLAAGGGERDAVRFGHPSGTLKVGAQASEQNGEWAVNKAIMSRSARVLMEGWVRIPGDAF; this is encoded by the coding sequence ATGAGCCATGTCCCGCAAATTAAAATCCCCGCCACCTATATGCGCGGCGGTACCAGTAAAGGCGTATTTTTTAATCTCGAAGACCTGCCACCAGCGGCGCAAGTGCCCGGTGCGGCGCGAGACGCCATGTTACTCAGGGTGATCGGTAGCCCGGATCCCTACGGCAAGCAAACCGACGGTATGGGCGGCGCAACGTCAAGCACCAGCAAAACCGTGATTTTATCCAAAAGCAGCCAGGACGATCACGACGTTGATTACCTTTTCGGCCAGGTCGCGATAGACAAGCCTTTTGTCGACTGGAGCGGTAACTGCGGCAACCTCACCGCGGCGGTAGGCTCTTTTGCCATCAGCAGCGGCTTAGTCGATGCCGGGCGTATCCCACAAAACGGTATCGCCACGGTGCGTATCTGGCAGGCCAATATCAAGAAAACCATTATCGCCCATGTCCCTATGACTAACGGTGAGGTTCAGGAAACCGGCGATTTCGAACTGGACGGCGTCACTTTCCCGGCGGCGGAAGTCGAAGTGGAATTTATCGACCCGGCCGACGGCGAAGGCGCCATGTTCCCTACCGGCAAGCTGGTAGATGACCTGGAAGTCCCGGGTATAGGTAGCTTCAAGGCGACCATGATCAACGCCGGTATCCCGACCATCTTCTTAAATGCCGATGAAGTCGGTTATAACGGCAGCGAATTGCAGGACGATATCAATAACGATGAACAGGCACTGGCACGTTTTGAAACCATACGTGCCTATGGCGCCGTTAAGATGGGCTTGATCGGTCATATCGGTGAAGCTGCCAAACGCCAGCACACGCCAAAAGTCGCCTTTGTTGCCCCGCCAAGCGATTACCAGTCTTCCAGCGGCAAGCAAATCAGCAAAAACGATATCGATTTGCAGGTACGCGCCTTGTCTATGGGGAAATTACATCATGCCATGATGGGCACGGCCGCCGTGGCCATAGGTACAGCCGCAGCCATCCCGGGTACTCTGGTAAACCTGGCAGCAGGCGGCGGTGAGCGTGATGCGGTACGTTTTGGTCACCCTTCGGGTACCTTAAAAGTCGGCGCCCAGGCCAGCGAACAAAACGGCGAATGGGCAGTGAACAAAGCCATCATGAGCCGAAGTGCCCGGGTATTGATGGAAGGCTGGGTACGTATCCCGGGGGATGCTTTTTAA
- a CDS encoding iron-containing alcohol dehydrogenase yields MSSQIILPRIMQIGAGASLEIANILASLGCQRPLIVTDKMMVELGYVAAITQQLTPQGIQSDIFDQTVPEPTVASIQNGVAMARAGDYDCIIALGGGSPIDSAKAISILAVYGGEMQDYRFPRQVSEQGLPVIAVPTTAGTGSEVTRFTVITDENNDEKMLCVGLGFMPVAALVDYKLTLSLPSRITADTGIDALTHAIEAYVSKKANPYSDSQAISAMKLLAPNLRTSYHQGDNYQAREAMMLGATLAGIAFSNASVALVHGMSRPIGAFFHVPHGLSNAILLPAVTAFSLPGAPARYADCARAMGIADAGDTTQDANQKLLAELQALNQELAVPTPQQFGIKREEFFALTKTMAQQALASGSPANNPVEPSVDEMIAIYQGLWD; encoded by the coding sequence ATGTCATCACAAATTATTTTGCCGCGTATTATGCAAATCGGCGCGGGTGCCTCACTGGAAATAGCAAATATACTCGCAAGCTTAGGCTGTCAGCGGCCCTTGATTGTGACAGACAAAATGATGGTCGAACTGGGTTATGTGGCAGCGATAACGCAACAGCTCACACCGCAGGGGATTCAAAGTGATATCTTTGATCAAACCGTACCTGAACCTACGGTCGCCTCTATCCAGAACGGTGTGGCCATGGCACGTGCCGGCGATTATGACTGTATTATTGCCTTAGGTGGCGGTAGCCCCATAGATAGCGCCAAGGCCATCTCAATTTTGGCGGTATACGGCGGTGAAATGCAAGATTATCGCTTCCCCCGTCAGGTTAGCGAGCAAGGTCTACCGGTTATTGCCGTACCGACAACCGCAGGTACAGGCTCTGAAGTGACGCGCTTTACTGTGATCACAGACGAGAACAATGATGAAAAAATGCTGTGCGTTGGCCTTGGCTTTATGCCGGTTGCCGCCTTAGTCGATTACAAACTGACTTTAAGCTTACCGTCGCGTATTACCGCCGATACCGGCATTGATGCCCTTACCCACGCCATTGAAGCCTATGTCAGCAAAAAAGCCAATCCCTACAGCGACAGCCAGGCGATTAGCGCCATGAAACTGCTGGCGCCCAATCTGCGCACCAGCTATCACCAGGGAGACAATTACCAGGCGCGTGAAGCCATGATGCTGGGGGCAACCCTTGCCGGTATTGCTTTTTCCAATGCTTCGGTTGCCTTAGTGCATGGCATGAGCCGTCCGATCGGCGCTTTCTTCCACGTCCCGCACGGATTATCAAATGCCATATTGCTGCCTGCCGTCACCGCCTTTTCACTCCCCGGTGCACCAGCACGTTATGCCGACTGTGCCCGCGCCATGGGCATTGCCGATGCCGGAGACACAACACAAGATGCCAACCAAAAATTATTGGCTGAATTGCAGGCTTTAAATCAGGAACTGGCGGTACCGACACCACAGCAATTTGGCATTAAGCGCGAAGAGTTTTTTGCCCTGACAAAAACGATGGCGCAACAAGCACTTGCATCGGGCTCACCGGCCAATAACCCTGTAGAGCCCAGTGTTGATGAAATGATTGCCATTTATCAGGGCTTATGGGATTAA